From the Polyangiaceae bacterium genome, one window contains:
- a CDS encoding alkaline phosphatase D family protein encodes MRVSRRSFLQATLVTASAVPFTAGCSDGDEGQQKQPAWFGFYSTDPADTLRVFPQGVASGDPKPDSVILWTRAVPDSGSGDVVVAYQIALDEEFTEVVASGRETTNESTDWTVRIKLVGLNPYTQYYYRFGAERVQSDIGRTKTAPSADQDVNVRFAFASCQDYIGRYYHSWQALLETEDPVDFVVFLGDYIYETNGDSDFQLTGGERQIEIPDGIEIEPGSPPVKAAKTLADYRGLYKQYRSDETLKKVHRLYPFISIWDDHEFANDAWQDHATDFNEAKGDEKSTARREAANQAWFEYQLADVEWNADANFPDDLKIYRTLRYGKHMELVLTDQRSYRSDHAIPEKATGAERPAGAPDTVPTYAEAGKLSKNAAIGSRNFVRKSGFDGIEAYVKPTMLGAEQKQWLLDTVKGSDATWKIWGNETQLLEMLIDLSPFPVPSLFQGIYYFTVDQWDGFRTERMEVLKALEGVKNLVAITGDIHAFYASELQVDFDNPGEPMAVEYVTAGISSSPVQEIAETQVNGLDPDGNFGLKPLIPQFDKVLNDSNKHYKYNKSFAHGVAVMEIDGDKEVRVTFLDIQDVQAKTWDGKVTKTGFRTPSGSNRIETI; translated from the coding sequence ATGAGAGTCTCACGTCGTAGCTTCCTCCAAGCCACTCTGGTCACCGCTTCTGCCGTCCCCTTCACCGCAGGTTGCTCGGACGGGGACGAGGGACAACAGAAGCAACCGGCTTGGTTCGGCTTCTACAGCACTGACCCGGCGGACACGTTGCGCGTGTTCCCCCAGGGCGTCGCATCCGGAGACCCCAAGCCAGACAGTGTGATCCTTTGGACGCGTGCCGTGCCCGATTCGGGTTCCGGCGACGTCGTGGTGGCCTACCAGATCGCACTCGACGAGGAGTTCACTGAAGTGGTGGCCAGCGGGCGGGAGACCACCAACGAGAGCACGGACTGGACCGTCCGTATCAAGCTCGTGGGGCTCAATCCCTACACTCAGTACTACTACCGCTTCGGTGCCGAGAGAGTACAGAGCGACATCGGGCGCACCAAGACCGCACCTAGCGCAGATCAGGACGTGAACGTCCGCTTCGCCTTCGCGTCCTGCCAGGACTACATCGGCCGCTACTACCACAGCTGGCAGGCCCTGCTGGAAACCGAGGATCCCGTGGACTTCGTCGTCTTCCTCGGCGACTACATCTACGAAACCAACGGCGACTCGGACTTCCAGCTCACTGGGGGCGAGCGTCAGATCGAGATCCCCGACGGCATCGAGATCGAGCCCGGTTCCCCACCGGTAAAGGCGGCCAAGACCCTGGCGGACTATCGCGGTCTCTACAAGCAATACCGCTCGGACGAGACCCTGAAGAAGGTGCACCGGCTCTATCCGTTCATCAGCATCTGGGACGACCACGAGTTCGCCAACGACGCCTGGCAAGACCACGCCACGGACTTCAACGAGGCCAAGGGCGACGAGAAGAGCACCGCCCGTCGCGAAGCAGCGAACCAGGCTTGGTTCGAATATCAGCTCGCGGACGTGGAGTGGAACGCGGATGCCAACTTCCCGGACGATCTGAAGATCTACCGCACCCTGCGCTACGGCAAGCACATGGAGCTGGTGCTCACGGACCAGCGCTCCTACCGCTCGGACCACGCCATTCCGGAGAAAGCCACGGGCGCCGAACGCCCCGCGGGAGCGCCGGACACCGTACCGACCTACGCCGAGGCAGGGAAGCTCAGCAAGAACGCCGCCATTGGCTCCCGCAACTTCGTGCGCAAGAGCGGCTTCGACGGCATCGAGGCTTACGTGAAACCCACGATGCTCGGCGCCGAGCAAAAGCAGTGGTTGCTCGACACGGTCAAGGGCTCGGATGCCACCTGGAAGATTTGGGGCAACGAAACGCAACTCTTGGAGATGCTCATCGATCTGAGCCCGTTCCCCGTGCCCAGCCTTTTCCAAGGCATCTACTACTTCACCGTCGACCAGTGGGACGGCTTCCGCACCGAGCGCATGGAAGTGCTGAAGGCGCTCGAGGGCGTGAAGAACCTCGTCGCCATCACTGGAGACATTCACGCCTTCTACGCCTCGGAACTCCAGGTCGACTTCGACAATCCCGGCGAGCCCATGGCCGTCGAGTACGTCACCGCCGGCATCAGCTCGAGCCCGGTGCAAGAGATCGCGGAAACCCAGGTCAACGGCCTCGACCCGGACGGAAACTTTGGCCTCAAGCCCCTCATCCCGCAGTTCGACAAGGTGCTGAACGACTCCAACAAGCACTACAAGTACAACAAGAGCTTCGCCCACGGCGTTGCGGTGATGGAGATCGACGGCGACAAGGAAGTGCGCGTCACCTTCCTCGACATCCAAGACGTGCAGGCCAAGACCTGGGACGGCAAGGTCACCAAGACCGGCTTCCGCACGCCCAGCGGTTCGAACCGCATCGAAACGATCTAG
- a CDS encoding NAD-dependent epimerase/dehydratase family protein: MEKRVVITGGAGGSGKLLAVRLLAEGWEVHCVDKKRGSWPEGITGHQLDVRKRGFDDVLRRVHPWAVVHLARLHRLDASSEERHRVNFEGTVHVFEMAVAAGVEKIVFPSRHTIYGALPDQPLFLTEDHPPAAGRTYPEIQDLVAADLYATAQLWRHMGREVVVLRPVNLVGPNMDNLFCRYLRQPRVFTVAGFDPLYQVLHEADFTAALALSLAPGLRGVFNVAGHEPVPLHVVVEHAGGVRFPLPEPLIELVGGRLGFPRVPRGAVDYLKFACTVDGSHFQQTTGFSPIKTLTETLDSMAPSATTA, from the coding sequence ATGGAAAAGCGCGTGGTCATCACCGGCGGCGCCGGCGGCAGCGGAAAGCTGCTCGCCGTGCGTCTCCTGGCAGAGGGCTGGGAAGTGCACTGCGTGGACAAGAAGCGCGGCAGCTGGCCCGAGGGCATCACGGGGCACCAGCTAGACGTGCGCAAGCGCGGTTTCGACGACGTGCTGCGACGAGTCCACCCCTGGGCCGTGGTGCATCTTGCGCGTCTGCACCGCCTGGATGCGAGCAGCGAGGAACGCCATCGCGTCAATTTCGAAGGCACCGTGCACGTGTTCGAAATGGCTGTAGCTGCGGGAGTCGAGAAGATCGTGTTCCCCAGTCGCCACACCATCTACGGCGCGCTCCCAGACCAGCCCCTGTTCCTCACTGAAGACCATCCGCCCGCAGCCGGTCGCACCTACCCGGAGATCCAGGATCTGGTCGCTGCCGATCTCTATGCGACGGCGCAACTCTGGCGCCACATGGGGCGCGAAGTCGTGGTGCTGCGCCCCGTCAACCTAGTCGGTCCCAACATGGACAACCTCTTCTGCCGCTACTTGCGGCAGCCACGCGTGTTCACCGTCGCTGGCTTCGATCCGCTCTACCAGGTGCTGCACGAGGCGGACTTCACCGCCGCGCTGGCCCTCTCCCTCGCGCCGGGCTTGCGCGGCGTGTTCAACGTCGCGGGTCACGAGCCCGTGCCGCTGCACGTGGTCGTCGAGCACGCTGGCGGCGTGCGCTTTCCGCTGCCGGAGCCCTTGATCGAGCTGGTGGGCGGACGCCTCGGCTTTCCCCGCGTGCCCCGTGGCGCCGTCGATTACCTCAAGTTCGCGTGCACCGTGGACGGCAGTCATTTCCAGCAAACGACAGGCTTTTCCCCCATCAAGACCCTGACCGAGACGCTGGATTCCATGGCGCCCTCCGCGACGACGGCTTGA
- a CDS encoding lysophospholipid acyltransferase family protein, whose translation MSRPFRGWEQALDPLVDDEIHQRVDALDLRLNAYGYDRWGASPAAAKRLLVLVRWLYRHYFRVECHGLANVPPGRVLLISNHSAQLAYDGMLIAAAMVLEANPPRFVRAMIERFFAQPAFVNVMMTRMGQLIGIPENGRRLLVEDDAAVLVFPEGERGGGKLFRDRYKIMGFGQGFMRLALATRTPIVPVGFVGGEEMCPSFSRMPPIAKLLGIPYAPLTPTLVPLPLPAKVHILFGEPLHFDGNGREDDDVLRAMVEQVESAVAGLLARGLETRKAVFF comes from the coding sequence GTGAGCCGACCGTTTCGTGGTTGGGAACAGGCCCTGGATCCCCTGGTGGACGACGAAATCCACCAGCGCGTGGATGCCCTCGACTTGCGCTTGAACGCCTATGGCTACGACCGTTGGGGCGCGTCCCCCGCTGCGGCCAAACGCCTCCTAGTGCTGGTGCGCTGGCTCTACCGCCACTACTTCCGCGTGGAGTGCCATGGCCTCGCCAACGTCCCGCCCGGTCGCGTGCTCTTGATCAGCAACCACAGCGCGCAGTTGGCCTACGACGGCATGCTGATCGCCGCGGCCATGGTGCTGGAAGCGAATCCGCCTCGCTTCGTGCGCGCGATGATCGAACGCTTCTTCGCCCAGCCCGCCTTCGTGAACGTGATGATGACGCGCATGGGGCAATTGATCGGCATTCCAGAGAACGGTCGTCGCTTGTTGGTCGAGGACGATGCGGCGGTGTTGGTCTTTCCAGAAGGCGAACGGGGCGGCGGCAAGTTGTTCCGTGACCGCTACAAGATCATGGGCTTTGGCCAGGGCTTCATGCGCCTCGCGCTCGCGACGCGCACCCCCATCGTGCCCGTAGGGTTCGTCGGCGGTGAAGAGATGTGTCCCAGCTTCTCGCGCATGCCGCCGATCGCGAAGCTGCTCGGCATTCCCTACGCGCCGCTGACCCCGACCCTGGTGCCGCTTCCGCTACCAGCAAAGGTGCACATCCTGTTCGGTGAGCCCTTGCACTTCGATGGCAACGGGCGCGAGGACGACGACGTGCTGCGCGCCATGGTCGAGCAGGTGGAATCGGCCGTGGCCGGACTCTTGGCGCGAGGGCTCGAGACGCGCAAAGCGGTGTTCTTCTGA